CTCATTTGCATGAGACCACTCCGATTTATCCAAATAAACGCCCTTGGCGAAAACAAAAGCGAGAAATATTGATATACCTTGAGGCCAGCTTCAAAAGTTTCAAGAATGGAAGGAATAGAGGCAAGAACTTGGTCAAGAGTCTTGGAGTAGAAGGCACCAGCTATATCATTTTGGCCTATGTCAATCATGTATAATCCTTTTGAATAATAATCAATTGGTGGTAAGTACTTTTCATATTTCCTTCctgaaaaatcatcaaacaaacCATTGCTTCATTTCTACATCATATAACATTATACGCAATCACATCTcaccaacaattttttttaaaattagtcCCACCTGTTTTAGAAAGTAATTCAATGGCCCTAGATTTGAACCGGATGAATTGAGAGATTTGAAGATCAAAGGAGAAAGGAGAGACCGAGGTCGGGTTTGCGGGAAGAATTGTGGATCCTGCTGCTGCAAAGTTACACccttttttgaaatttggtaAACCTAATGAATCCAAATATGGATTTAAAAATGGCAGGTCCATTTCATCCACTGcacaacacaaaacacatatcaaaaacaatttctttgaATTGAAGGAACCATTTCAATGAGAGGAACAACATcagtttgtatatatacatagaaaaTCTACAATAAGACGGCCGTCACAATATCTTCCTGAAGGAAGGTTGAAGTAAGTCTGGCCATAGGGAGGATTAACATTTTCAATCCCGGCAGATATGAGATTGCCCGTGTCGGAATTCGAGTCTCCAAAGTTGATGATTGCCGGATATTTTAGGATTATGGAGAAAGATGAGGGCAAGAACAAGGAGATTAAGATGAAGAGAACAATGGAGAGATTGTTTACAATTGGAGCCATTGAGttggaaacaaacaataaagCCACTATGAGATTGTTTATCTACTCGCTAAAATGAGTATCAAActgaaaaaagcaaaatataaagtGTCTACAACAACCATGACAAACTTTCATTAGTAATTAATCTAAAAACTAGTATAAAACAAGCAAGCGAAAAGAAAACTGATTACGTATCAAATGGAGACCACTCtcagattgtttttttggtcactaaaacaaactaaagaaaataatatttaatttataaatatatagtaaaaatacTATTAGACTACTATTTAATCAATATAATTAGCTTAATACCACGTACCTAGCTATTAAATAGATTTACTGTAATTGTAATTCTACAATTCTAAGAATTCATTTAATagaaacatacaaaaatatacaaacttAGTAATCggattaataattattttctcaattacaATCACATATTTGTAATTGTTTGCACTATTAAAACCgcattttgttatatttagaACATGAATTTTTAATTGAACGGAGATATATCAGACTCAGAAATGTATGAAATAATGTTGCTTCGAGAATGCTCCGAGGTTGCTTCGTGAGGAATATTTATcgagattatttttttctttaaagggATGATTAGTTTGGTTCCGAACGAAGAAAACCCGTTAGTGTCCTTGCGCTTTCAATTTTAATGAgagttatgattttttttatttttttttcatgttaatGTTTTGGGGATTGCAATTTCTATGATAAATATCatgtaattaacaaaaattaaatatcaattcATGTAGCAACGGACGAAAAATACAACGAGGCGGTATATAGCAGTGCGAAAAGGTTGGTTGCAGCTATAGACGGTCAACCAGATCCCGGGGGTCCAACCGTAAAGGATTAAGAATTAGATATTATCTTTAACTATAAAAAATCGAATTCAAAATAATCTAGGATTGATATGTTCTATTCTATCTAGCCTTCTATTTTTGGTCGGCTCTATTTAGCTTTCAATATTTAGTAAACTCAATATGTATCTATTGATTATATAAAAGAGTGTGTTTCAATAGATTGTAGATGAATAAAATAGTTAGTGAACATTATTAGTGTAAGAAGATAATagaaattgaacaaaaaaaaacttacttaGAAAATCTATAACAAGACGTCCATCGCAGAATCTTTGGGATGAAGTTTTGAAGGAATTTTGTCCGTTAGGAAGGTCTAGACGAATGCCAAGGCCAGCAACAAGATCACCGGTATCAGAATTGGAATCTCCGAAATTAAAAGCAGACGGATAATTGAAATCGATGGAGTTTGAAATCTGTAAAGAACTGATAAAAAATAGGATCACATAGAAGAGTTTCATCTTAGTTATATTCATGAACTCTCGCTATGTTGTTTAAATTTGCTTTTGAGATTTATAATTTCTGTTTTTCGATGTCTTTTTAAATGTGGTGATGCTTTAAATTGTGGAAAGAGGAAAACACTATACAAGCAAGATTGTTGCTTTGAATCTCGCTTGCAAGTCTTACTATCTCTGTGTATTTTTATATGATGACTCACATAAACACATTTGATACTTAAAATGGTTTTTCCACCCTTATATTAACCTTTGATGATTTGCCCGAGtgagattttctttcttgataaaTGTACATATGCAACATCTTGAAAGCATAGGAAACGACAACGTCTATCGTCCGCTAAGGTTATTTGCTCTATTATTAAGGCTATTAATTATGGACTTTAGGAGGGGACTGAAAGAATATCGCTTATGATTTCCATGTGATTGGGGTGTGGAACAGgaagagaaataaaagaaaaagtggaAATTTGAAAGAGAAGTGAACATTAgggaaataaaaagaatcatgGCTCAAAGTTTATAAgtgtagaaagaaaaaaagtgtttaTGTGTTTATCACCGAGAATtctctcaatcttttttttgtgaatcaGATTTTtctcaccttttttttttgtttttttcttttctttctgtctgatgaagagaaaagagttaaaTATATAGAGTCCAACGGTTCCGGCGTACATTTGCAACATtacatttaataaattaacCATAATCTCAATAGTTGCAATGGTTAGAGAGTAACCGCTTATAACACTTAAATCTCCAACATGTTTTGCTTGCAGTTTGTGGCACTAATTGTTATAAGAGTTAGCTCTCTCAGTAGCACCAAACTGGTAAGTGAGTTTCTGATACAAGtgttgttatataaaaatccAATGTGATTGATCGTTGGGGATGATTTAACAAAGAGAATGATCAGTTCTGAGAAGAGCATTTAAACTTTCCGTTAAGTGGagtgatgaagatgatttaTTGGTGTAAAGACAAATGTTACGTTGCTATCTATTTTGGGGAATAATGTAACTTTTTTTACCGTGCTATCTTTACTATGTAGACGTATATAATTTCTGTCAAACATCTTACTTCGATTTTCCATAACTCTGTTGTTACACTTTCAAGAGATCATCTATAACTCTTTCAAGAGATCTACCAAGTTATTCAAAGGTAGGAAATGCCTACAATgtgaaacttaaaaatttaacatattcCCTCTTATTTAGAGGTctagttttgattttcatgTGAGGAGAACGATTTAGTGTATAATGGTTTTAACTTACTCTGTGTTAGTTAACACATATTTATGagtaaattaaatatcaaatgttGGAAGTTGCTAAGCATATTGGCCTCATTTACTTTGCTAGAAAGTTAATACTCTACATGTTTTCACTATAAACCCTTATCATCATGCATATTGCTGACAatgttattttagtttttatgaaattaaaataatatgtgaaATAGTGAATTCTGTCaactaaaaattatttcagtcaaaaaataaaaattataaataaaaattaattcgaaaaacaaatatgagcATAttattaatgtaatttttagCCTAAATGGCAAATTTTTCCCTACACAAATTAGctcattatttttcttaacattaaaattatttgtctAAAACCTGCATTCTTCTAATAGAGTGAAacggttttgggtttaagaCATGTGAGATTGAACAAACAAGACGTTGACTTGTGAGTAGAAGGAACATGTGAACTTATATGGACCATGTGACCTTCAACTACAATCATTGGAATGTTAAACTACTGTCTTCTCTTATTTGgcatctaaattttgtttttattactCTCTAAACAAAAACGAATTAACAAGATTTCTGCACAAAAATGTATGCATTTTGTTTTACGTACAATCATCTAATTCGAAACATATGGGGtgaaattttttactttttaaagacAACAAACCAATCAATCACACGTGAATATTGCCAGAAGAGATATACACTTGGAGAGGATAATGAACCATTAGGTGTCCCCAAGTACTAAACTAGACCTCTACGGTGCCAAAGAAAGGTTCCGGAGTTATGAGTGGTCACCTCTCCTACCTCTTTGAAAGACATGTATATCGCTTTAACTCCTTAATTATTGATTCTTGTGTGTAAGGGCAGGCAACCTATGCAAATAGacaaattcatatttttcatCGTGATCATAGTAAatactacaattttttttttttttttttttttggtaaaatattacaaatttagCAAAAGACATGCAAAGATTAAAGACGCTAtgataagaaagaaaactaatcggatatataactaaaaagaCGTTGAAAATGGCAAATATCAATCATCAATCCAAATAATATTCATATACCTTTCATCTATGAACTAAGGTTttttaactaatatatatatatatataccgtATGATTACACTGTCAAACTAAAGTATAAAATGCAACAATagaaaatatgagaaataaaataaaatatattaattatttgcTTTTCAACTACTTTAATATCTTAATTTACCAtgagaaagaaatgaaaatatgagtcgaaataaaaaaagaaaagaataagtAGTTTgagaacaattttttaaaaaagggtAAAAGACTAGAACATATAGTCAATTGATCATCTACACATGTTgttgttagaagaaaaaaaccaaaagaccaaaaatccaaaaaggaATTTCTCTTCACATTATGTGTATGgccataaataaaaacttatctATCTATCTCGCGGGAGGAAAACAAACTGCTCGTGTTGGTGCTTTTGTAATTCGTCTTTTCTTATGTATTATCTTTAAGAAAAGTCTTTTGCATTGTGCACCTACACAACATTCCGTTTTACTAAAAGTTAATATACCAAATTGCAAATAATTCAGCTCCAGTTTACTCTTGTttatttagtttgattttggGTGCATTTGATATCTTTTTCATCGAACTTATGTAAATTTTCTCTAATAATCGTAAACTTTTTCTAATAATCGTAAATTTATTATCGTCAAATATTCCAATTTGTTATTGAAATGTTTTCGTAATATACctcaatttcaaatttaaatattttattttaattttaaaattgcgTAACcgtaattttaattttaaacttgCTCACCCTAAGATGGGTTTTATTTTCTCCcgaatttaatatttaatttactaaaaatgatatgataaGCCTTTATGtatgtaaactttttttcttaccattttttttaatacttccattgctctttttttctgacgtcttctttaatttattctaCTCTATACATATCTGccatatatgtgtatatagaGAGAAATATACTTCAATTCGTTTCCAAACCTATACTCTCCTCTCTCACAAAAATGAACAACACcaaaatggaaaacaaaagcCATAGCAACCACCACCGGTACCATCATCTATCATCCCGGAGCCACGAGCAAAACCAGCGTGGCCTAATTTCGATAAATGCCATAATCATCATTGGCATCTCCATTATCTCCATATTCATAATCCTTGCAATTCTCCTAATAATCATTTTACTTCATCGACTTAAATCCGCAAGAGTCAAAGCACAAGAATTATCTTGCAAAGAAAGCTTCAACAACATGAACAATGGTGGAGCTTCCACCAACTACAGCTACACTTCTAGCCCTGGTAAAACACCTAAACATTCATTCcataattttgtaaagaatcataagtttttaattcaaaatcaatcagCAATGAGTGGAGATTCTCATATCTTTATATCAGTATTGAATTACTTCCACATCCAATGTGTATTTCTTATTCGAACTTTAATGTTCTTGTTAGATGACATCAAGAGAGATTGTCTATACTCAAGAAACCCAACATCGTTCAGACAATTACCCCCACAGACAAAAAGTTGTAGGAGAAGCCGAGCCGAAGGAGTAGAAGTGTACACATACAAGGAATTAGAGATTGCAACAAATAATTTCAGCGAGGAGAAGAAAATCGGAAATGGAGATGTGTACAAAGGAGTACTAAGTGATGGAACTGTTGCGGCCATTAAAAAGCTTCATATGTTTAATGATAATGCTAGTAACCAAAAGCATGAAGAACGGTCCTTTAGGCTTGAGGTTAGTCGTGCCCACTTCATTTATTGtccattttttcttatctacTCTTGGTGTGCTTATTTATTGTTTCCATGTTATCAACACatgaatttaatatattagtCATAAAGAATAtctaaattgaaattttgaataaaataccGTTGCATTGAAacttttgaaactttgaaatgTATTATAGTTAGTTACTCCATGTAGGTGACTCACGAGACACCGGATTAGACATACCTCTCCTCTACAATTATAAATATGATCACTTGTgatattttagtaaaacaatttctacaaagaaaaatcctTCAAATGATATTTTCAAGTTTATGTTCAATTTGCAAAAATATTGTATGTTTAATCCACAATATAATTAGCCGCCACTACATTAAGTTTGTTAAATTatgataaatcatatattaaattaaaaaaattgtgacGAGGAGTACCCATTtgcttttaaaattttaaaactctaatGTCTGTGActgtaatgttttaaaaaaaaaatacatatgaGTATTATATTACAGATAAAATTCTGTTTTacagatttgattatttttgtaattttgatgTAAACTTTAATTcggatataaatatatatatttaatagaCAATGGAGTAGTTTgtgttttgaaaaacatatcttaaaaGTGTTAGCTCAAAATACATTTATCCTTTCTTGGGattatacaatatatatgttgacCAATAGAATTGTTTTTGAAGATTCCTCTAATTGACATGCCCCTTTCAGAATGTGctgggatttttttttctttggcatTCATGTgctaaaatttataaaaatctaatcATTGCACACATATTTTGGTCCGTGTTTGTTTctgtatatattttagtagagaaaaagaaagcaacctttgccaaaaaaaaaaaaaaaagtaccaacggcaacaaaaaaaaaaaagtaccaAACTAAGTggatttgtttattaattatttaattagtaGTAACTAAAAAGTCTATCATGAATACGCTATCATGAATACATATTAGTATTCATGAATACATACTACATACTAGTATAAGTATTCATGATTgactttttcgttttttttcttctctttatttatcATTAAGAAACGAAAAAGTCAATTATGAATACACTAGTATTTGTTTCTCATAAGTACAGTAAATACATACAATCTTTTGCACATCATTTTGTGTGATACCATTAAGTTTGTCCATACATAAGCGAATATAATCTTTTAATGTGCAGGTTGATCTTCTTAGTCGATTACAATGCCCATATTTGGTGGAATTACTTGGATATTGTGCAGATCAAAACCATAGGATCCTGATATATGAATTTATGCCTAATGGTACTGTGGAACATCATCTCCACGATCATAATTTTAAGAATCTAAAGGATCGACCTCAACCATTAGATTGGGGAGCTCGGCTTAGGATCGCCCTTGATTGCGCCAGAGCCCTAGAGTTTCTTCATGAGAATACAATCTCTACTGTTATCCACCGGAACTTCAAGTGTACCAACATTTTGTTGGATCAAAATAATCGAGCTAAAGTTTCAGATTTCGGATTAGCCAAAACCGGATCCGATAAACTAAACGGTGAGATTTCAACAAGGGTTATTGGCACCACAGGATATCTTGCTCCAGAGTAAGTAACACTTCACATaattgtttcatatttttgcaaaacaattttttttacaaaatattagcAAAGTGTGTTGATCCATTAGTGGTTGTTGACTATCAATAGTGTGTcacttttgaatttaaaagatGGATTATGATCAGTCAATTGCTCTTAACATAACCATTTAAAAACTTATTGGGATTGAGATAGGTATGCCTCTACTGGAAAGCTTACTACAAAATCAGATGTTTATAGTTATGGTATTGTGTTACTACAACTCTTAACGGGTCGCACACCGATCGATTCAAGACGTCCACGGGGACAAGATGTCCTTGTCTCTTGGGTAAGTATACCGTAATTTATTTTCAGTAACatattatcaatttgaactACTCAATAAACCTCCACGAGAACATGTGCACTTGTCTACACTTGTTTAGAAGTACTTATATAGCTAGTAATTAATTGTCAAACTGTGGTATAAATTTTCAGGCTCTTCCAAGACTAACCAATAGAGAGAAAATTAGTGAAATGGTGGATCCAACCATGAAAGGTCAATACTCACAAAAAGATCTTATTCAGGTCTGACTTCATTACTTCTTTCTATCTTTCCTTTGCAATGTGGAGTGTTGGGTTTTCCCTTAGTACATTCCTATATGACAAAGAAAGAAGCGTTTAATGTGGTTAACTTGGAAACATAGTGGATGTGGCTTCGCAACCAATAGACTATCTACCTTTGTTGTTTGATCCACCACAACATTTATATAACCATTGAACTACTAATGTGTGGATGACATACGCTATCGAGAGGAAATTTGTATATGGGCAAGAGTtgtgaatatattttatgaaacaGGTAGCAGCCATAGCAGCAGTGTGTGTGCAACCAGAAGCAAGTTATAGACCGTTGATGACGGATGTTGTTCACTCGCTCATTCCCCTTGTTAAAGCTTTCAACAAAAGTACTGATTCTTCTCGGTTTCCTAGCCGTAGAGAAAGCTTGTCATTTGATGATATTATGCCATGACACTCTTTTGTTTAATATGTattaatttctctcttttaagTTGAGATTCTCGTTgttattgtatatttgtatagGTAAATGAATCCATTTATCTTGTACTATAACTTATATTAGTGTTGTTTAATTGCCTAGAAGTCACTCATTCTAAGTCCACCAATATTCGTATAAAATATTCACAAGACTTAATGTCTTCATCCTTCAATATATCGAGAAGTCCATGAATCTCAGACTACTAGGCCAATTCGTTGTGGGCCTCGTGGCCcagtaataataattattaaaaaagtataaaGGGAGCTAAgctaaaatgatttttttaatagattcGAAAATAGAAAGTAAGCATTACCTTTTAAAAACCTTCTCCTACGAAACGCCATCTGTCTTCTAACTCCTTTTTATTAAGTTTCTTAAAGAAGGTTAAAGAAAAACcctataaaataaatatccCAACGAAGGCGATAAAACCCAGATTTTCCAGATCTTAAATTCTCTCCTCCCCCAATTCCATCTTCGCAAATTCTCCAGATTCTTCCGTCAATCTTTGAGGTAATCaattttctcttaaatttcCCAACATTTTTTCTGGGTTTATTTCATAATCAAAGCTTTTGTCttcaatttatttgttatcGAGGgctaaaaaaactttgatttatgatcgtttctcttgttttgatgaaatgtatttttattttgttaatttcacTACTTTTGCATTCTTTTGTCTGATTTTTATCTTGTCtgattattgttttgtctGATTTTTATCTTGTCTGATTATTGTTAATGTGTTtaagttgtgttttttttttgttttcaatatgaaacttataaattcattagtgtttttgatgatagaattaaaattaaaaactttgaaaaatgtttctcTTAGTTTGGTAGAGAAATGGATCAACAAGGACAATCATCAGCTATGAACTATGGTTCAAACCCATATCAAACCAACGCCATGACCACTACACCAACCGGTTCAGACCATCCAGCTTACCATCAGATCCaccagcaacaacaacaacagctcACTCAACAGCTTCAATCTTTCTGGGAGACTCAATtcaaagagattgagaaaacCACTGATTTCAAGAACCATAGCCTTCCATTGgcaagaatcaagaaaatcatGAAAGCTGATGAAGATGTGCGTATGATCTCGGCCGAGGCGCCTGTTGTGTTCGCCAGGGCCTGCGAGATGTTTATTCTGGAGCTTACGTTAAGGTCTTGGAACCATACTGAGGAGAACAAGAGAAGGACGTTGCAGAAGAATGATATCGCGGCTGCGGTGACTAGAActgatatttttgattttcttgtggATATTGTTCCTCGGGAGGATCTTCGTGATGAAGTCTTGGGTGGTGTTGGTGCTGAAGCTGCTACAGCTGCGGGTTATCCGTATGGATACTTGCCTCCTGGAACAGCTCCAATTGGGAACCCGGGAATGGTTATGGGTAACCCGGGCGCGTATCCGCCGAACCCGTATATGGGTCAGCCAATGTGGCAACAACCAGGACCTGAGCAGCAGGATCCTGACAATTAGCTTGGCCTAATAAACTGTGAGTTCTTGGTTTAGATTTGTGCTTTATCGTTACATGGACACAAAACttgatttgattgttcttgtttgttttccgCAGAGCCGTCTAATTCGAAGCTCTCCCCGGTGGATCtactcaagaagaagaatgttaaTAGAAAACTATTGCGACATAAAAAGTTTGGTGTAGTAGAataatttctgttttatgATCCATGGATTTATCTATTGTTATTCAGTTTGGTTTATCTTGTCATCAAACTGTTTTCGGTCAATGTAACAAATTCATAAACTGAGAATTGAACTTACAAAAGGCTAGATTACTACTTATAAAGTTCAAAGCTACAGTGATATTGTAAACTAACCAGTCCTTACACATAGTTTTCAAAATGGCTTAGCTCGAGTTTAAATAGTCCGTACTTATCCCTACccataaccaaaaccaaaaaccgaCGCTTCCTATATCACTACCAAACGTTTACACAGTTTGTTTCTGCAAGTTTTTCATTACGACTCCTTCAAGAATTCCATCTGTTCCAAAGTTGCCAGAAAACTCGTGTGGATGGACAGGACCGGGGAGGCGGAACGAGACAGAAAAGTTACCGGGAGGGCAGAGACTCCGCGTTTGCATTTCAAACACATGAGAATACCGTTTAACTCGCTTCCCGCCTGTTGTAGTGACTCCTCTAACTAGTACCTTCCCATTGTCTTCTACTTCACAGCTAAAATATCCTGCAATATCTCACACtcatcaaatcaagaaactggTTTAGTGGGATGAGAGATCTTCTAGATAAAGCAAAAAGTAACTCACTTTCATCTCTTTTCACACCAGGAAGCGATACACGGAAGAGATAAGCGTCATCACATTCACCAATGTCCATCAGTCCCACCATTAGTCCACCATGAGCTTCAGATTTCACCTCAGGTTTTGCAGCAACATCACTTTCTTCACCGCTAGTGCAAGTACCCGCATTATCCTCTTTCACAGGTTCCACGCTCTCATCAATCTCAACCTTAACCTCATTAGCTGCAACAACGCCGTTACTTTTAGTTACATCAACACTAAGGCTCAAAGCAAAGCTATCCAATCCCGTAAGCCGCTTAAACCGCGCAACACATTCTTCTCTCATACAAGAAGTATCTGGATCATTAATGAACACAATGCTCCGGATAAACTTAAACTTATGCCTAACATGGGTTTCAGGGTGCAATTTTCGCGGAAAAAGATCCACGAAAAGAGGGTAATCCCTGTTCGAATCATTGCGTTTCGCATTGAAATATTCACGTAACTTTTTCGGCTTCATGACTAGAGACGGATCAACATTTCTAATAATGTGATAATACACACGTTCTAGCTCAGCTCTCTTCATAAGTGAGCCACTTAACTCATCTACCACAACATTCTTCAACGCTTGAATCTGAAAAGCTGATTGCTTTGGACGATgatgttgttttcttaaatctgGTCCAAAGTAAGTTCCTATGATGAAATGTAAGAGAAACaacttgtcttcttcaatatCCAATGAAATTAACacactttcttcttgttcttgagagTTTTCAGCTACTAAAGGAGACACGATCTCAGGCATTGTATCACTCATATCCtaaacacacaacacaacatcaaaagtttgattctttatgAGTGTTTAtacaaaaagattgaaactttaatagaaaatttgaaaaatactgGACATGCAATAAGAAATTATAACCAAATTGGATAAAAATTGGACACATTTCGTATCAAAATGGGTGGGAAAAAACGAAACTTTTTAAGGAGATTTAAGAAATTGAAGCAAATAGAAACATAATTTGTTGATAAATAAACGAAATTGAGATAAAATGTTACTAACCAGGAGTGTAAATTTAGGGTTGCTGCTTAGTGAATTTCGTTGTCTCTCATCAGAGAAACAGAAAGCGACTTgggaaaaaaactcaagacATGGCAAGAAGAGGGTAAAAATGGTATTCTTTCGGC
This sequence is a window from Arabidopsis thaliana chromosome 1 sequence. Protein-coding genes within it:
- a CDS encoding Protein kinase superfamily protein, encoding MNNTKMENKSHSNHHRYHHLSSRSHEQNQRGLISINAIIIIGISIISIFIILAILLIIILLHRLKSARVKAQELSCKESFNNMNNGGASTNYSYTSSPDDIKRDCLYSRNPTSFRQLPPQTKSCRRSRAEGVEVYTYKELEIATNNFSEEKKIGNGDVYKGVLSDGTVAAIKKLHMFNDNASNQKHEERSFRLEVDLLSRLQCPYLVELLGYCADQNHRILIYEFMPNGTVEHHLHDHNFKNLKDRPQPLDWGARLRIALDCARALEFLHENTISTVIHRNFKCTNILLDQNNRAKVSDFGLAKTGSDKLNGEISTRVIGTTGYLAPEYASTGKLTTKSDVYSYGIVLLQLLTGRTPIDSRRPRGQDVLVSWALPRLTNREKISEMVDPTMKGQYSQKDLIQV
- a CDS encoding Protein kinase superfamily protein; the protein is MNNTKMENKSHSNHHRYHHLSSRSHEQNQRGLISINAIIIIGISIISIFIILAILLIIILLHRLKSARVKAQELSCKESFNNMNNGGASTNYSYTSSPDDIKRDCLYSRNPTSFRQLPPQTKSCRRSRAEGVEVYTYKELEIATNNFSEEKKIGNGDVYKGVLSDGTVAAIKKLHMFNDNASNQKHEERSFRLEVDLLSRLQCPYLVELLGYCADQNHRILIYEFMPNGTVEHHLHDHNFKNLKDRPQPLDWGARLRIALDCARALEFLHENTISTVIHRNFKCTNILLDQNNRAKVSDFGLAKTGSDKLNGEISTRVIGTTGYLAPE
- the NF-YC3 gene encoding nuclear factor Y, subunit C3 (''nuclear factor Y, subunit C3'' (NF-YC3); FUNCTIONS IN: DNA binding, sequence-specific DNA binding transcription factor activity; INVOLVED IN: regulation of transcription, DNA-dependent; LOCATED IN: nucleus, intracellular; EXPRESSED IN: 24 plant structures; EXPRESSED DURING: 15 growth stages; CONTAINS InterPro DOMAIN/s: Transcription factor CBF/NF-Y/archaeal histone (InterPro:IPR003958), Histone-fold (InterPro:IPR009072); BEST Arabidopsis thaliana protein match is: nuclear factor Y, subunit C9 (TAIR:AT1G08970.2); Has 35333 Blast hits to 34131 proteins in 2444 species: Archae - 798; Bacteria - 22429; Metazoa - 974; Fungi - 991; Plants - 531; Viruses - 0; Other Eukaryotes - 9610 (source: NCBI BLink).); translation: MDQQGQSSAMNYGSNPYQTNAMTTTPTGSDHPAYHQIHQQQQQQLTQQLQSFWETQFKEIEKTTDFKNHSLPLARIKKIMKADEDVRMISAEAPVVFARACEMFILELTLRSWNHTEENKRRTLQKNDIAAAVTRTDIFDFLVDIVPREDLRDEVLGGVGAEAATAAGYPYGYLPPGTAPIGNPGMVMGNPGAYPPNPYMGQPMWQQPGPEQQDPDN
- a CDS encoding HSP20-like chaperones superfamily protein (HSP20-like chaperones superfamily protein; CONTAINS InterPro DOMAIN/s: Heat shock protein Hsp20 (InterPro:IPR002068), HSP20-like chaperone (InterPro:IPR008978); BEST Arabidopsis thaliana protein match is: HSP20-like chaperones superfamily protein (TAIR:AT1G54850.1); Has 96 Blast hits to 86 proteins in 17 species: Archae - 0; Bacteria - 13; Metazoa - 0; Fungi - 0; Plants - 83; Viruses - 0; Other Eukaryotes - 0 (source: NCBI BLink).); this translates as MSDTMPEIVSPLVAENSQEQEESVLISLDIEEDKLFLLHFIIGTYFGPDLRKQHHRPKQSAFQIQALKNVVVDELSGSLMKRAELERVYYHIIRNVDPSLVMKPKKLREYFNAKRNDSNRDYPLFVDLFPRKLHPETHVRHKFKFIRSIVFINDPDTSCMREECVARFKRLTGLDSFALSLSVDVTKSNGVVAANEVKVEIDESVEPVKEDNAGTCTSGEESDVAAKPEVKSEAHGGLMVGLMDIGECDDAYLFRVSLPGVKRDERYFSCEVEDNGKVLVRGVTTTGGKRVKRYSHVFEMQTRSLCPPGNFSVSFRLPGPVHPHEFSGNFGTDGILEGVVMKNLQKQTV
- a CDS encoding HSP20-like chaperones superfamily protein (HSP20-like chaperones superfamily protein; BEST Arabidopsis thaliana protein match is: HSP20-like chaperones superfamily protein (TAIR:AT1G20870.1); Has 35333 Blast hits to 34131 proteins in 2444 species: Archae - 798; Bacteria - 22429; Metazoa - 974; Fungi - 991; Plants - 531; Viruses - 0; Other Eukaryotes - 9610 (source: NCBI BLink).); amino-acid sequence: MSDTMPEIVSPLVAENSQEQEESVLISLDIEEDKLFLLHFIIGTYFGPDLRKQHHRPKQSAFQIQALKNVVVDELSGSLMKRAELERVYYHIIRNVDPSLVMKPKKLREYFNAKRNDSNRDYPLFVDLFPRKLHPETHVRHKFKFIRSIVFINDPDTSCMREECVARFKRLTGLDSFALSLSVDVTKSNGVVAANEVKVEIDESVEPVKEDNAGTCTSGEESDVAAKPEVKSEAHGGLMVGLMDIGECDDAYLFRVSLPGVKRDETVK